In Aethina tumida isolate Nest 87 chromosome 2, icAetTumi1.1, whole genome shotgun sequence, the DNA window CAATCACCACTCAATTGCCACTGGCTTGTTACCAGATGTTCATGGTATAATTGGCAATACGTATTATGATCGAGACTTGAAAAAGGCCATGAATATGAGCTATGAAATGtaccattataataataacattgtaCCCATTTGGGTAAGAAAACTATCAATATTTACGGCAAAATTcacttaatgtaaataaattgttttagcgCTTGAATGAGGATATGGGGGAAGGAAGACACTCGGCAAGCATGATGTGGCCTGGAGCTGCATATGCTTatcaaaataagaatataacaCATGTCCAACCATACAATACCAGCATAGACTGGCATGAAAGAATTGACAaagtaattcaaataaacctTTATTAGcagtgaataaaaatataactttcagGTTATTAGTTGGATTACGCATCCAACACATCCAGCTAATCTAGTCATGGTGTACTTTGAAGAACCAGACACACACGGACATGCCTATGGCCCTAATTCACCAGTTATTATGGATTTGCTTCAGAAATTGGACAATCTGACTAAATATTTAGATGTAAGTGTGCTACAAATTAATTCtactgattttttatattttagtatttaactatCAGTCACTTGTATGCATAATTTATGTACATACAATTGTCATATTTACAacacacataaaattataataaaaacaatgataatGGGTTATCATAAACAAGTTCACTTCATTGTTAAATCTATAACAAAtgcatttattacttttattaaataaatttaccagtttaaatataaaatatttaattttcttagtctaactaaatttttaatatatctaattttgtttatttcttattttattgtttgttaataatttgtggGACCCCCAGCAGTGAcaacaagtaaaatattagttaatttatttctatttcagGACAAAATAAAAGAGCACAACTTGGAAAACACTGTAAATGTGATCCACCTAAGTGACCATGGGTTAACAGCAGTAACTCCTCTTGAATTTGTGAATGTTACTCAATATTTAACACAAGGAACTTACATAACTGAAGGAGCCAGCCCTTGCATGCAGATTATTGCCAAAGAAGGTACAAATTGTTACTTTTCtttggattaaaatatttattttgcctCTATTTTAGGTCACCTTGATGAAATCTATGAGAAACTGTCTCAAGCAAGCAAAAAAGTGGGaaagttcaaaatattaacCAAGGAGAACTTCACTCAGTACCATTATTTAACCAGTAGATCACCTGACATACTGGTGTTGGCAAATGAAGGCTACGCCCTTGATGACATGATACTGGCAGCCCCCAGATATGCAGCCCACTATAATTTCACTTGTAAGCTTAcgttagttaataattaattaaggaaaaactcataaagtttatttatagtgACCAACGAAACGGAATTCGGGGTGCACGGTTACTTCAGCCAGTTAAGCAAGGACATGTACCCGTTCTTCATGGCTAGAGGGCCGCGTTTCAAACAGAACTACCGCAAGGAGACCGTCAACACCGTCGACTTCTTCAACTTGTTCAGCCACGTGCTGGGCATAGAGCCGACCCTCAACAACGGCACGTGGGAGCACGTCGAGGACTTCCTGGTGCCGGCCAGTAAAAGTAAATACAGCCTCACATCTATTCTGGTGGTGACTGGTGAGTTTCTACTTAGGCTTTTTCTCGGATGGTTGATGCGTTGAAGTTTTGGTGGCCTGGTTATTTAAATAcctttattgtttgtttataataaatgttactaATATTCCAACTAcgatttattaatagaattttggCCGTTGCAGTAGGGGGCGTGTTGATCACGATCGTGCTGGTCAGTGTGGCCGCCATCCTCACGTTGATCATGATTAAGAGGCAACAGAAGAAGACCACGGAAGCGGCGTTGAATAAAAGGTTCCCGCAAGCATTTCAGAGCCAGTACGAGTCTGAACATCTGCTGCAGTCGGAGGAATCGTCTTAAATTCACGTTCCTCAAAGATTGATTGCTTGATTTTAAACTTAACTGACGTGACAAAATTGATTAAGCACGAATTTAATTGGattgtttaagtttttcaaGTTTCTATAAGTTTGTTGCGCTCGCAAATGCTGTTTAATCCATTTAGAAAAGCTGAATTGGCTCCTGTTTTGACAgctttattatacttttatttatttgaagattttttaCTTCTCTTAAAATTTGCTTTAACCAAAATGTGATGATATTAAGCTAAGTGAttactaaacaataatatacaagttaatttattttccatttattttgataagtggtaaataattttattaattagtgcaCATAACGAgcgtaatttattttcaaatcagGCAACATTCTATATTTTGATAGTTCCTATGATTTCTTTTAACTTTATCGCATCATCGAATATTAAACAGTTCTACAATTTAATACAGATAATCAGTTGTGCCTAAATGCAAAGCGGACTTATTTATCTGCCATATTAAACCCTCTTACTAGTCTATAGAAGCATTAACATGCGCTTTAAACAGTTCTTGTCtgtgtattaataatactGGCCATTGTCTTATCTGATAAGGTGGTGTTACGACGTCaccattatttaattcttaaacatttacatGTGTGCAATAccacatatttaatttctagaaGATTTTGAATCtattattctaatttgatGCTAGTGacgatatatttatatcttttttattaatattttttaatatacttgtatttattttttaaactataatagTTCTactcaatttgtttattattcactgctactaattattgtaaattttaaatggacaTTGTTCTCCCATTTTATTTGTCGAAACCGTCTTGCTATTCCctcttcaaataatattttgaaggcGTTTGACTATTGTGATTGTAAATACGTCCAATACCTCTGGCACTGAATTAGTTGTTTTACATTAGTGAATGATTTCACAAATAAAACCCGACAATAAATGTTTCTCTCATTTATATCTAGTCCAAACTAATAATCTACGCCGCCAGATTAAGTAAATGcaacaatcaaatatttattagtccCAAAACTTATTTGATTATTGTAAGTGCGGCCTTAGACATGACTTGAAAATACGTTGTTTGCTCACATGTGTAGATAGTGGAATATCAAATTTGTGTAAGCACATATATTGTAGATTTAAGTTGCTCCTAAGGTTTCAGTCCACTAATATCAGCCATTagtttaacacatttttttaatagtctcatttagtttttatttggatTGAGAGATAgtggattatttttattgttttagaaaccttaagtgaattaaaatctgaatagtgtatttgaaaatattgtcaaAGTATTTTGCTATGGCGTCAAAATTTATCTTACAACtagttttgttatattattagacATTTAATACGTCCATCTATAATAGAGTGTAAAAGTTTctcattaatttcatattttatagtaatgtttaattaaatagttcttCAAATGaggaaaattttatgttataagtTGGTTgtgtgatatttatttttatttattactaaattatattgaaattttagcaTGTACCATATTTAATGTGAATCCTTTgattattacaacaaaatattcgtcaaaaatatataatataaaatttctcctcatgttattaatttctatatcATAATAGAAGTGAGAAGAAACGGTTGGTGATTGTATTTGCCAAATATGCTAAATTAGATATCTATAGTTGCATGTATCATTTTCAAAGAGAGCACAATTTTTGggtgatattaaattattagtacttttgttttaatactaattgttctattttgaatttaaataaaatattaaaatataaatgtgttttattttatttagggtTTTGGGTATTTAACAATACTCATGTGAATCCCCTTTGTAGGcaacatgaaaaaaattataaaagtaattgaaGCTGCAATGTTGTAGATGTACATTGCAGCTAgtatataagtaaatttatatcaagaaacaattattagcctgtaagaattaaataagcttttaaataaaattattttgaaatattggcaGATATTTAGTCAGTTTATAAATTGatgtagaattattaattgtttacgtacctattattataatacaataataactgcaactttgttaatatttaaaaatactgctGAATTTTCCCTTTtcctcataaataattttgaaaattatgttatcTATCGGTGATAGTGGCACCATCTAAAAACAAATAGCAgcatttttccaattaaagaTGTTCATCACAGAAAAGTAAATGTATCACGTAGAAAcgtttgaaaattaatcattttatatataaaataatacgtcATAAAATCGCAACAAAAACTTGTTTGTTAATAATCATCTATCGGTAGACAaacatttgtatttgttttgcTTTTAAAATCAGTGACGTCACACATCCCACCTCGATAACCGGAGATTTCTGTAAACCAGTTCGTCAGGCTGATCGTGCCGATAGAATGCAGCTGTCAGATTTGTTATGGCAGAACAAATTCTAAACCCGTATATTTATATCGAATTTAATAAGAGATCGTAACAAATGTTGCATAAAACTTGGATGTCCCATTTAATCCACGTTTTTAACAAATCAAAGGCGCCATGCTCTATGTATGACGTTCATGAATTCGTAGAGATCGGGCTATTTATAGTGTCGTAGTGTAGGAATGGAAAATCAAAACAGGTCATGATAACAAAGAAATTAcgccaataattaaataatgaattcgaAACGCAAATCTGTCTTTCGAGACATTTATGAAAGACAGTACAAAAGCAGATTGAGTAAACTCTATTCAAGTTCCAAAGGTAAGGCTTCGGTGCCCAATCATCATCACCACCATTATTTTTGCTGTGTTCGATTTTAAGATGACGAAAGTTTCGTGCAACGCTTGAGCTTGCTGAAAAAGCTGTCAATACACCAGGGCTGTGTGAACACAATCTGCTGGAATGACAATGGGAATTTAATACTCTCCGGCTCCGATGACCAACATTTAATGGTAACAAATGGACACACCTACAAAGTTGAAGCTAAATATTACACAAGCCACCACGCCAATATTTTTAGCGCCAAATTTCTACCGTGCTCTGGCGACAAGCAAATTATTTCTTGTTCTGGTGACGGGTCTATTTTGCACACAGGTAATCTTTAAttctcataaattataatatactaaAGTATAAAAGTGTGCCCTTCCTAATTTTTATAGCTGTTTTAATAGTTGTAAtggaatttgattaaaaagcaattattaatcaaattccaAGGTTTGGTAACTTGATTGTGgttaaaaataaccatttatttaatgtttatttattagcaGAAAGccaatcatttattataaattatatgggacaatttgaggactttttacatacattcaaataatattactttccAAATAATTGGACAatctttacataattaatatgttttcataTATGCCACTAAacattaatgatattttagatttag includes these proteins:
- the LOC109603208 gene encoding bis(5'-adenosyl)-triphosphatase ENPP4-like isoform X1 gives rise to the protein MIFKILLQCLFVSFVYSISQHPILIIVSYDAFRHDFFETQMVPYMEKLKKTGASVDYVKNVFPTKTFPNHHSIATGLLPDVHGIIGNTYYDRDLKKAMNMSYEMYHYNNNIVPIWRLNEDMGEGRHSASMMWPGAAYAYQNKNITHVQPYNTSIDWHERIDKVISWITHPTHPANLVMVYFEEPDTHGHAYGPNSPVIMDLLQKLDNLTKYLDDKIKEHNLENTVNVIHLSDHGLTAVTPLEFVNVTQYLTQGTYITEGASPCMQIIAKEGHLDEIYEKLSQASKKVGKFKILTKENFTQYHYLTSRSPDILVLANEGYALDDMILAAPRYAAHYNFTLTNETEFGVHGYFSQLSKDMYPFFMARGPRFKQNYRKETVNTVDFFNLFSHVLGIEPTLNNGTWEHVEDFLVPASKSKYSLTSILVVTVGGVLITIVLVSVAAILTLIMIKRQQKKTTEAALNKRFPQAFQSQYESEHLLQSEESS
- the LOC109603208 gene encoding ectonucleotide pyrophosphatase/phosphodiesterase family member 5-like isoform X2, with the protein product MIFKILLQCLFVSFVYSISQHPILIIVSYDAFRHDFFETQMVPYMEKLKKTGASVDYVKNVFPTKTFPNHHSIATGLLPDVHGIIGNTYYDRDLKKAMNMSYEMYHYNNNIVPIWRLNEDMGEGRHSASMMWPGAAYAYQNKNITHVQPYNTSIDWHERIDKVISWITHPTHPANLVMVYFEEPDTHGHAYGPNSPVIMDLLQKLDNLTKYLDDKIKEHNLENTVNVIHLSDHGLTAVTPLEFVNVTQYLTQGTYITEGASPCMQIIAKEGHLDEIYEKLSQASKKVGKFKILTKENFTQYHYLTSRSPDILVLANEGYALDDMILAAPRYAAHYNFTLTNETEFGVHGYFSQLSKDMYPFFMARGPRFKQNYRKETVNTVDFFNLFSHVLGIEPTLNNGTWEHVEDFLVPASKSKYSLTSILVVTEFWPLQ